A genomic stretch from Thermonema lapsum includes:
- a CDS encoding patatin-like phospholipase family protein — protein MLKKKKKPIGICLSGGGARGIAHVGVLQALFERGMAPDRVAGASMGAIVGAFYAAGYDPEDLKRLVDDASLLKLFSFSLPSSGLSELSYLRKLMKRFLPERFEELERPFTVSVSNLNTGRAEFISEGSLYEAVEASASIPILFKPVKIGEYFYVDGGMLNNLPVEPLLEHCFPVIGVNVNPLEVLPDDSWTMLSVGERCFDLIVWQNVQENLKKCNVVIEPPGLSEHNIFAFQKADFFYEAGYEAALRVMPHLQGLLQ, from the coding sequence ATGTTAAAAAAGAAAAAAAAGCCTATAGGCATCTGTTTGAGTGGGGGCGGTGCGCGTGGTATTGCTCATGTAGGTGTGCTGCAGGCATTGTTTGAGAGGGGTATGGCACCCGACAGGGTCGCAGGGGCAAGTATGGGAGCAATCGTAGGGGCGTTTTATGCAGCGGGCTATGACCCGGAAGACCTCAAGCGCTTGGTGGATGATGCCAGCTTGTTGAAGCTCTTTTCTTTCTCTTTGCCGAGCAGCGGCTTGTCGGAGCTTAGCTACCTGCGCAAACTGATGAAACGATTTCTGCCCGAGCGCTTTGAAGAGCTGGAGCGTCCTTTTACCGTATCGGTATCTAACCTGAATACCGGGCGTGCCGAGTTCATTTCAGAGGGCAGCCTGTACGAGGCGGTAGAAGCCTCGGCTTCTATTCCTATCTTATTCAAGCCTGTGAAAATAGGCGAGTATTTTTATGTAGATGGTGGCATGCTCAACAACTTGCCGGTAGAGCCCCTTCTGGAGCACTGTTTCCCCGTCATAGGGGTGAATGTAAATCCGTTGGAGGTACTTCCCGACGACTCGTGGACGATGCTGTCGGTAGGGGAGCGTTGCTTTGATTTGATTGTGTGGCAGAACGTTCAGGAAAATCTGAAAAAATGCAATGTGGTAATAGAACCGCCGGGGCTGTCGGAACACAATATTTTTGCTTTTCAGAAAGCCGACTTCTTTTACGAAGCCGGCTATGAAGCTGCTTTACGGGTGATGCCCCATTTGCAGGGTTTACTCCAGTAA